Proteins encoded within one genomic window of Eurosta solidaginis isolate ZX-2024a chromosome 1, ASM4086904v1, whole genome shotgun sequence:
- the LOC137238711 gene encoding uncharacterized protein, translated as MEYKLITEPRYDDIIRHLRDNCFADEPLNKAASLCQRGEGHRDSEQFCYETLKDNFSLMDFQLMKADATGIFSQKILKSNGFKVLSEFYYDKYTDEFGKPLLLVEAPHIKLQLLYKLLESDGLWHRF; from the coding sequence ATGGAATATAAATTGATTACTGAGCCACGTTATGACGATATCATACGGCATTTACGTGATAATTGCTTTGCCGATGAGCCACTCAATAAAGCGGCTAGTTTGTGTCAGCGCGGTGAGGGTCATCGTGATTCGGAGCAATTTTGCTATGAGACACTGAAGGATAATTTCAGTTTGATGGATTTTCAGCTCATGAAAGCCGATGCTACAGGAATTTTCTCACAAAAAATACTTAAATCAAATGGTTTCAAAGTATTAAGTGAATTTTACTATGACAAATATACAGATGAGTTTGGTAAGCCTTTGCTGTTAGTGGAAGCACCACATATTAAGTTAcaattattatacaaattattggaGTCAGATGGCTTATGGCACAGATTCTAA